In Marinicauda algicola, one DNA window encodes the following:
- a CDS encoding SLC13 family permease translates to MTTKTDDRPALYQRVGLYLGPAAALAVLAGFSPEGLPREAALVAAVGLLMAIWWATEAIPVAVTAFLPLVALPILGVTTVGEIAAPYAHPIIYLFFGGFVIALAIERCGLHRRIALGVFALVGADARALVAGFMAAAAFVSMWISNTSTALMLLPIAVSVVTVIGETMPGLSLKQRDNFGVSLLLGLAYGATLGGLATLVGTPPNAFMAGFMADNYGVEIDFARWMLVGLPVSLVLLPLAWFLLTRVLFPIDFRASEEALRHIRTMRKSLGAMSKAEMRTGLLFVFLVVGWLTRDWLDDLPFLGEVSDTGVAMTAAVAAFLIPSGRKGEALMTWDAMGRLPWGVLILFGGGLALASAITSSGLALWLGQQLAGLGSVNTILLIVAATTLVIFLTELTSNLATTATFLPVIAAIGVETGADPLIYVIPVTLAASCAFMLPVATPPNAVVFSSGLVPIPTMARAGLALNVVAVAVLSLVALVIAPAVFGSAW, encoded by the coding sequence ATGACGACGAAAACCGACGACCGCCCGGCGCTCTACCAGCGCGTCGGATTGTATCTTGGCCCTGCCGCTGCCCTTGCGGTGCTCGCCGGCTTCTCGCCGGAAGGGTTGCCGCGCGAGGCGGCTCTGGTCGCCGCAGTGGGCCTGCTCATGGCCATCTGGTGGGCGACCGAGGCGATCCCGGTAGCGGTGACGGCCTTCCTGCCGCTGGTCGCTCTGCCCATTCTCGGGGTGACGACAGTGGGCGAGATCGCCGCGCCCTACGCTCATCCGATCATCTATCTCTTCTTCGGAGGGTTCGTGATCGCCCTGGCGATAGAGCGTTGCGGGCTTCACAGGCGCATCGCGCTCGGGGTCTTCGCCCTCGTCGGGGCCGATGCGCGCGCGCTCGTCGCGGGCTTCATGGCGGCGGCGGCCTTCGTGAGCATGTGGATCTCGAATACGTCGACGGCGCTCATGCTGCTGCCCATCGCGGTGTCCGTCGTGACGGTGATCGGCGAGACGATGCCGGGCCTCTCCCTGAAGCAGCGAGACAATTTCGGCGTGTCGCTGTTGCTGGGGCTGGCCTACGGCGCCACGCTCGGCGGGCTGGCGACCCTGGTGGGTACGCCGCCCAACGCCTTCATGGCAGGCTTCATGGCCGACAATTACGGGGTGGAGATCGATTTCGCACGCTGGATGCTTGTGGGGCTCCCCGTATCGCTCGTCCTGCTGCCCCTGGCGTGGTTCCTTCTGACGCGCGTGCTGTTTCCCATCGATTTCCGAGCCTCGGAGGAAGCGCTTCGTCACATCCGGACGATGCGCAAGAGCCTGGGCGCCATGAGCAAGGCCGAGATGCGCACCGGTCTGCTGTTCGTCTTCCTCGTGGTCGGCTGGCTCACCCGCGACTGGCTCGACGACCTGCCCTTCCTGGGCGAGGTGAGCGACACCGGCGTGGCGATGACCGCGGCGGTGGCGGCCTTTCTCATCCCGTCCGGACGAAAGGGCGAGGCGCTTATGACCTGGGACGCGATGGGCCGGCTGCCCTGGGGCGTGCTCATCCTGTTCGGCGGCGGGCTGGCGCTCGCCTCCGCGATCACCAGCTCGGGCCTCGCCTTGTGGCTGGGCCAGCAACTCGCAGGGCTCGGCTCGGTGAACACGATTCTGCTCATCGTGGCCGCCACGACCCTCGTCATCTTCCTGACCGAGCTGACGAGCAACCTGGCCACCACCGCGACCTTCCTGCCGGTAATCGCCGCGATCGGCGTGGAGACCGGAGCCGATCCGCTGATCTACGTCATTCCCGTGACGCTCGCCGCGAGCTGCGCCTTCATGCTGCCCGTCGCCACGCCGCCCAATGCGGTGGTGTTCAGCTCCGGGCTGGTACCGATTCCAACAATGGCGCGAGCAGGGTTGGCGTTGAACGTGGTCGCCGTCGCGGTGTTGAGCCTCGTCGCCCTGGTGATCGCGCCGGCCGTGTTCGGGAGCGCCTGGTAG
- a CDS encoding ribokinase — protein sequence MSAPKITVVGSINLDIVAHADRLPLPGETVMGGALALYPGGKGANQALAARRLGAEVSMMARVGRDAHAGQALALLRAGGVDLSGVIEDDRHPTGVALIVVSSDGENQIVVTPGANGALAPEDVDAIPGAAICQLEVPLETVEAAARACEGFLALNLAPARPVPDTLLTRADLIVANESEAAFYGLDRLLAPGKRLAVTLGARGAVLYSSGVERARATPPAVTPVDTTGAGDTFVAALTLALLEGRAEADALAFACAAGAAATLHHGAQSSLPRREAVEDLMRR from the coding sequence ATGAGCGCGCCTAAGATCACCGTCGTCGGCTCGATCAATCTCGATATCGTCGCACACGCCGACCGGCTGCCCTTGCCCGGCGAGACGGTGATGGGCGGCGCGCTCGCCCTCTATCCCGGCGGCAAGGGCGCGAACCAGGCCCTCGCCGCGCGCCGGCTCGGCGCCGAGGTGTCGATGATGGCCCGCGTCGGGCGCGACGCCCATGCCGGCCAGGCGCTCGCGCTCCTGCGCGCCGGCGGCGTCGATCTCTCCGGCGTCATCGAGGACGATCGCCACCCCACGGGCGTCGCGCTCATCGTCGTGAGTTCGGACGGGGAGAACCAGATCGTCGTCACGCCCGGCGCCAATGGCGCGCTCGCGCCGGAGGATGTCGATGCGATACCGGGCGCGGCGATCTGCCAGCTCGAGGTGCCGTTGGAGACCGTCGAGGCCGCCGCGCGGGCGTGCGAGGGCTTCCTCGCGCTGAACCTCGCCCCGGCAAGACCGGTGCCGGACACGCTGCTGACGCGCGCCGATCTCATCGTGGCCAACGAGAGCGAAGCTGCCTTCTACGGCCTCGACCGCCTGCTCGCGCCGGGCAAGCGCCTCGCCGTGACGCTCGGCGCGAGGGGCGCGGTGCTCTACTCCAGCGGGGTGGAACGCGCGCGCGCAACGCCGCCTGCGGTCACGCCCGTCGACACGACCGGGGCCGGCGACACGTTCGTGGCCGCCCTCACCCTCGCCCTGCTCGAAGGGCGCGCAGAGGCGGACGCCCTCGCCTTCGCGTGCGCCGCCGGCGCGGCGGCCACCCTGCACCACGGCGCGCAATCCTCCCTGCCTCGGCGCGAGGCGGTCGAGGACCTGATGCGCCGCTGA
- a CDS encoding alpha/beta hydrolase, producing the protein MRGASALSDMLRFLTISLCAAAFLPASSLAKPPATGRFAFSGWDGPTLEVFYAEPDPARFPDAPVVIVLHGVDRNADAYRDNWAGPAGALGLRIYAPAFSAEAFPGAAMYNLGGAGTEGPYAFTALEPLFDAIAARGGAPEGYHLFGHSAGAQAVHRAVLLEDLPRLRTAYAANAGWYTFPDPGTPWPYGLGGAPVTEEAERAWLAAPLVILLGEEDDDPEHRHLRRTAEADAQGPNRYARGLNFLDAARTRAAAMDAPLAWRLVTVAGVAHDNAGMAEAAAAHINALAVRPPAQP; encoded by the coding sequence GTGCGCGGCGCCTCCGCTCTTTCCGACATGCTCCGCTTCCTGACGATTTCCCTCTGCGCTGCCGCGTTCCTGCCCGCTTCTTCCCTGGCCAAGCCGCCGGCCACGGGCCGGTTCGCGTTTTCCGGCTGGGACGGGCCGACCCTCGAAGTCTTCTACGCCGAGCCCGACCCGGCGCGGTTCCCGGATGCGCCTGTGGTCATCGTACTACACGGCGTGGACCGGAACGCGGATGCGTATCGCGACAACTGGGCCGGGCCGGCCGGCGCCCTCGGCCTTCGCATCTACGCACCGGCGTTTTCCGCCGAGGCGTTTCCCGGCGCGGCCATGTACAATCTTGGCGGAGCGGGCACGGAGGGCCCTTACGCGTTCACTGCGCTCGAGCCGCTTTTCGACGCGATCGCTGCGCGCGGCGGCGCGCCCGAGGGTTATCATCTGTTCGGCCATTCCGCCGGCGCGCAAGCCGTCCACCGCGCCGTGTTGCTCGAGGACCTGCCGCGCCTGCGCACGGCCTACGCCGCGAACGCGGGCTGGTACACCTTTCCCGATCCTGGGACGCCCTGGCCATACGGGCTGGGCGGCGCTCCGGTGACGGAGGAGGCGGAGCGCGCCTGGTTGGCCGCTCCACTGGTGATCCTGCTCGGCGAGGAGGATGACGACCCGGAGCATCGTCACCTGAGACGCACTGCCGAGGCCGACGCCCAGGGGCCGAACCGCTATGCACGCGGGTTGAACTTCCTCGATGCCGCCCGGACCCGGGCCGCCGCCATGGACGCGCCACTGGCCTGGCGACTCGTAACGGTTGCCGGGGTCGCACACGACAATGCCGGTATGGCCGAGGCGGCCGCCGCGCACATCAACGCTCTCGCCGTCCGACCGCCGGCTCAACCCTGA
- a CDS encoding TonB-dependent receptor domain-containing protein, whose translation MSVRSFLKSGVALSVLALGQTALAQEVAETTQASAVQEETRDVIVVTGTNIQGARINESLPVTIINQDDLASIGGVDGEDLIRALPSQGGVAFRGDNNTTNNNARGDIASINLRSIGSSGTLVLLNGRRVVNHPSTQAELSTPVTTTNVNALPVAGISRVEVFNDGASAIYGSDAVAGVFNTILDDDFSGFEILGRHLYATGNGLDEQTLTVRAGDSFNGGRTNLSFSAEYSRRDGLFASELERSASEDLRPFLVGTSFEGDVSFDNRATQTPWGQWTLNTTSSTRVRQNGVTLTTPSGVFHFQPATFPGCRADTAGALSVANLCIDDGSQDRDLRFDGAYERSIISDRDRFNGFAFLNHDLDNGVRLYGEFGLYYAETRGTNEPRNGIGATGISVPANYYWNPFGPVTFSDGTPNPNRLPGLTNVPASGLPVFTDAGRYRFVDVGFRDIEIVNTQWRALGGARGTFGESGWDWDSAVLYNRSHAEDTENNSISRTLFQQALFNETPNVYNLFNGGDPDNPSVGDATANDRSLMEPFLVDVVRKSTAELALADFKVSNGEVFSLPGGFIGLAGGAEARYEAYDEDRDSRLDGTITFTDAVTGEVSETDVYGTSPTPDSSGSREVFAAFAEASIPLVGPDMNVPLVETFDVQIAARYEHYSDFGGSGIKPRIAAAWVPFDGLKFRGAYSEGFRAPNLIVINEGVDRSNAREDSYFCEAGVRNGTFATFADCVGYTEGRTERRSVADDIGPEDDINITYGFVFEPSGFEGGFSFLNNLTVTVDRWEIQRRDVVGVFGAENHISLDYLLRLQGSSNPNVVRDTPNVDEIAFFNAAGLTPAGDILFIRDTYDNNEDIDVEGWDYALYYAFDDTPVGDFDLKVNASYLDTYFISLSPGAEQIRDAVESGLISNEIEVSQEGEIIRQDGQPEWRVGATLTWRHDSGFGAGVRADYTSEFIDTGAGLDPNGDPFIVDAWTQTNAYVQYEFDRPGALDGVQVRVGANNIFDEDPPLADETNGYDAAYHSIRGRQVYFDVRKHF comes from the coding sequence ATGTCGGTTCGCAGCTTTTTGAAATCGGGAGTGGCGCTCAGCGTGCTTGCGCTGGGTCAGACAGCGCTGGCGCAAGAGGTGGCCGAGACCACGCAGGCTTCCGCTGTGCAGGAAGAAACACGCGACGTCATCGTCGTTACGGGTACGAACATCCAGGGCGCCCGGATCAACGAGTCGCTGCCCGTGACGATCATCAACCAGGACGATCTCGCCTCGATCGGCGGGGTGGACGGTGAGGATCTGATACGCGCGCTGCCCTCCCAGGGCGGCGTCGCCTTCCGTGGCGACAACAACACCACCAACAACAACGCGCGCGGCGACATCGCCTCGATCAACCTGCGATCGATCGGGTCCAGCGGTACGCTGGTGCTTCTGAACGGCCGCCGGGTGGTCAACCACCCCTCGACCCAGGCCGAACTGTCCACGCCGGTCACGACGACGAACGTGAACGCACTTCCCGTCGCGGGCATCTCCCGGGTCGAGGTGTTCAACGACGGCGCCTCGGCCATCTACGGCTCGGACGCGGTCGCTGGGGTGTTCAACACCATTCTCGACGACGATTTCTCGGGATTCGAAATCCTTGGCCGCCATCTCTACGCCACCGGCAACGGACTGGACGAACAGACCCTGACGGTGCGGGCCGGCGATTCCTTCAACGGCGGCCGGACGAACCTGTCCTTCTCGGCCGAGTATTCGCGCCGGGACGGGCTGTTCGCCTCGGAACTCGAGCGCTCGGCGAGCGAGGATCTGAGGCCGTTCCTGGTCGGGACGAGCTTCGAAGGCGACGTATCCTTCGACAACCGCGCCACCCAGACCCCCTGGGGCCAGTGGACGCTGAACACGACCTCCTCCACGCGCGTGCGGCAGAACGGGGTGACCCTCACGACACCCTCGGGCGTGTTCCACTTCCAGCCGGCGACCTTTCCGGGCTGCCGGGCCGACACCGCCGGCGCGCTCTCGGTCGCAAATCTCTGCATCGACGACGGCAGCCAGGATCGTGACCTGCGCTTCGACGGTGCCTATGAGCGCTCCATCATCTCCGATCGCGATCGTTTCAACGGCTTCGCCTTCCTCAATCACGACCTCGACAACGGCGTGCGCTTGTATGGCGAGTTCGGGCTGTATTACGCGGAGACCCGGGGGACCAACGAGCCGCGCAACGGGATCGGGGCGACCGGAATCTCGGTTCCGGCGAACTACTACTGGAACCCGTTCGGCCCGGTGACCTTCTCCGACGGCACGCCGAACCCGAACCGCCTGCCCGGCCTCACCAACGTTCCCGCGAGCGGGCTGCCGGTGTTCACCGACGCCGGGCGCTACCGCTTCGTCGACGTGGGTTTCCGCGACATCGAGATCGTCAACACCCAGTGGCGTGCGCTGGGCGGCGCCCGCGGCACGTTCGGCGAGAGCGGCTGGGACTGGGACAGCGCGGTGCTCTACAACCGCTCCCATGCCGAGGACACGGAGAACAACTCGATCTCCCGCACCCTGTTCCAGCAGGCACTCTTCAACGAGACGCCGAACGTCTACAATCTTTTCAACGGCGGAGATCCGGACAATCCCTCGGTTGGCGACGCCACCGCGAACGACCGCAGCCTGATGGAGCCGTTCCTGGTCGACGTGGTGCGCAAGAGCACCGCCGAGCTGGCGCTCGCCGACTTCAAGGTCAGCAATGGCGAGGTGTTCAGCCTCCCCGGCGGTTTCATCGGCCTGGCGGGCGGTGCCGAGGCGCGCTACGAGGCCTATGACGAGGACCGCGATTCCCGCCTGGACGGCACCATCACCTTCACCGACGCGGTGACGGGTGAAGTGAGCGAGACCGACGTCTACGGCACCAGCCCGACCCCGGACTCCAGCGGCTCTCGGGAGGTGTTCGCCGCCTTCGCCGAGGCTTCCATACCCCTGGTCGGCCCCGACATGAACGTGCCGCTGGTCGAGACGTTCGATGTGCAGATCGCGGCCCGTTACGAGCACTACTCCGACTTCGGCGGCAGCGGGATCAAGCCGCGGATAGCCGCCGCCTGGGTTCCGTTCGACGGACTGAAGTTCCGCGGCGCCTATTCGGAAGGCTTCCGGGCGCCGAACCTCATCGTGATCAATGAAGGCGTCGACCGGTCCAATGCGCGCGAGGACAGCTATTTCTGCGAGGCCGGCGTGCGCAACGGCACGTTTGCGACCTTCGCCGACTGCGTCGGCTACACCGAGGGCCGCACCGAGCGCCGTTCGGTCGCCGACGACATCGGGCCGGAGGATGACATCAACATCACCTACGGCTTCGTCTTCGAGCCGAGCGGGTTCGAGGGCGGTTTCAGCTTCCTGAACAATCTCACCGTCACGGTCGACCGCTGGGAAATCCAGCGCCGCGACGTGGTCGGCGTGTTCGGAGCGGAGAACCATATCAGCCTGGATTACCTCCTGCGCCTGCAGGGCTCGTCCAACCCGAACGTGGTGCGCGACACGCCCAACGTGGACGAGATCGCCTTCTTCAACGCGGCCGGGCTCACGCCGGCCGGCGACATCCTGTTCATCCGCGACACCTACGACAACAACGAGGACATCGACGTCGAAGGCTGGGACTACGCGCTCTACTACGCGTTCGACGACACGCCGGTCGGCGACTTCGACCTGAAGGTGAACGCCTCCTATCTGGACACCTACTTTATCTCGCTGTCGCCCGGCGCCGAGCAGATCCGCGACGCCGTGGAGAGCGGGCTGATCTCCAACGAGATCGAGGTTTCCCAGGAAGGTGAGATCATCCGTCAGGACGGCCAGCCGGAGTGGCGGGTGGGCGCCACGCTCACCTGGCGTCACGACAGCGGCTTCGGTGCGGGTGTGCGTGCGGACTATACCAGCGAGTTCATCGACACCGGCGCGGGACTCGATCCGAACGGGGATCCGTTCATCGTGGATGCGTGGACGCAGACCAACGCCTACGTCCAGTACGAGTTCGACAGGCCCGGGGCGCTCGACGGCGTCCAGGTCCGGGTCGGTGCGAACAACATCTTCGACGAGGATCCGCCCCTCGCCGACGAGACCAACGGCTATGATGCGGCCTATCACAGCATCCGTGGCCGCCAGGTCTATTTCGACGTGCGCAAGCACTTCTGA
- a CDS encoding TetR/AcrR family transcriptional regulator yields the protein MAEPVRANEGVTQMSVLKPQFPDHGSPFSREQARRRKLDAILSAAAKRFNEQGFADTRLEDVAADLGLTKTSISYYFASKEDLAEAVFREASSFLRDAVAAALDAPGDAGARILALFRAYASQLDSVARRVRGPVAALRDLDALPDAICEQIAGEISGCLAQITRLVAAWNEENGAPLGRAEPASFLILALLDWLGERGNQHRRGSDILADLDVLTDIVAGGLLAKPFGYPAPVPLNLGSNETLAIFDRAARNRMKREAFLKAGSRLFNQKGFGGTSLAEVASVLGVSRGAFYYHIEDKEQFLDQCLERSLNIIEQALSAVDESDLPPAEQLRSVLAELVYLQAAGIEPLLRPGMASVLPAPRRRRHLTRLRTIARRFGDLLAEGAETGELRPVDLGLAEDVLASIVFLNGGYTLAAAGSASSWSLFEDARSATTDYLHLLFHGIGKRQ from the coding sequence GTGGCCGAACCAGTCCGCGCGAACGAGGGCGTAACCCAAATGTCGGTTCTAAAACCGCAATTTCCCGATCACGGCTCGCCATTCTCCCGTGAACAGGCACGGCGAAGAAAGCTCGACGCCATCCTTTCTGCCGCGGCGAAGCGCTTCAACGAACAAGGCTTCGCCGACACCCGCCTCGAGGATGTCGCGGCGGACCTGGGACTGACGAAGACCAGCATCTCCTATTATTTCGCGAGCAAGGAGGACCTCGCCGAGGCGGTGTTCCGGGAGGCATCCAGCTTCCTGCGCGACGCGGTCGCAGCGGCCCTCGATGCCCCCGGAGACGCCGGCGCACGAATCCTCGCCTTGTTTCGTGCCTATGCGTCACAGCTTGACTCGGTGGCGCGCCGGGTTCGCGGACCTGTCGCCGCCCTGCGCGACCTGGATGCCCTGCCGGATGCGATCTGCGAGCAGATTGCAGGGGAGATATCCGGCTGCCTGGCCCAGATCACGCGGCTCGTGGCGGCCTGGAACGAGGAGAACGGGGCGCCGCTGGGTCGAGCCGAACCGGCGAGTTTCCTGATACTGGCCCTACTTGACTGGCTCGGCGAGCGCGGCAATCAACATCGCAGGGGCAGCGATATTCTCGCAGACTTGGATGTCCTCACCGACATCGTCGCAGGCGGCCTTCTCGCCAAACCGTTCGGATACCCGGCGCCTGTGCCGCTGAACCTCGGGTCGAACGAGACGCTGGCGATCTTCGACCGGGCGGCTCGCAACAGGATGAAGCGCGAAGCCTTTCTCAAGGCGGGATCCCGTCTGTTCAACCAGAAAGGCTTCGGCGGAACCTCCCTTGCCGAAGTCGCCTCCGTTCTCGGCGTCTCGCGCGGCGCGTTCTACTATCACATTGAGGACAAGGAGCAGTTCCTGGACCAGTGCCTCGAGCGTTCGCTGAACATCATCGAGCAGGCGCTCTCGGCCGTGGACGAGTCAGACCTTCCGCCTGCGGAGCAACTGCGCAGCGTCCTCGCCGAGCTGGTCTATCTCCAGGCAGCCGGAATCGAACCGCTTCTGCGTCCCGGCATGGCATCGGTGCTTCCCGCGCCGCGCCGCCGACGTCACCTCACCCGCCTGCGCACGATCGCCCGACGGTTCGGCGATCTTCTTGCCGAGGGCGCCGAGACAGGCGAGCTGCGCCCGGTCGATCTCGGTCTCGCCGAGGACGTTCTCGCCAGCATCGTCTTCCTGAACGGGGGCTACACGCTCGCCGCAGCAGGAAGCGCGTCCAGCTGGAGCCTGTTCGAGGATGCCCGCAGCGCGACGACCGATTATCTGCACCTGCTGTTTCACGGCATCGGGAAGCGGCAATGA
- a CDS encoding NupC/NupG family nucleoside CNT transporter: MPDSIPIPQSVSSLFGVALVLLIAFLLSTNKRAISLRVVASAFALQLAFAVIVLYLPPGRAALATAARGVNQLLEYAGAGIAMVFGPLEGVGFSFALHVLPVIIFFAALMSVLYHVGIMPRLVAGFGWLLNRLLGTGRVESLNAAANIFVGQTEAPLTVKPYLPKVTQPQLFAIMTSGLASVAGSVLAGYAQLGISVEYLLAASFMSAPGGLLMAKIIMPDEKGAPAEPQDLIKIKPDDGRHANVIMAAAMGAKDGLWLALNVGAMLIAFVSLIALLNGLLGWAGGFAGLDGLTIQTILGYLFSPLMYALGIPVEEVVRAGGILGEKVIVNEFVAFISLSGTMEEFSPRTQAILTFALCGFANLSSIGILLGGLGSLIPERMSQIARFGLLAVAAGTLSNLMSAALAGLLFIP, encoded by the coding sequence ATGCCCGACAGCATCCCCATCCCGCAGAGTGTGAGCAGCCTGTTCGGGGTCGCGCTCGTGCTCCTCATCGCGTTCCTGCTGTCCACCAACAAGCGCGCGATCAGCCTGCGCGTCGTGGCGAGCGCCTTCGCCCTGCAGCTCGCCTTCGCCGTCATCGTGCTCTACCTGCCGCCCGGCCGGGCCGCGCTGGCAACGGCGGCGCGCGGGGTGAACCAGCTGCTCGAATACGCCGGGGCGGGCATCGCCATGGTGTTCGGCCCGCTCGAAGGGGTGGGCTTCAGCTTCGCCCTGCACGTGCTGCCGGTGATCATCTTCTTCGCCGCGCTGATGAGCGTGCTCTACCACGTCGGAATCATGCCGCGGCTCGTGGCCGGCTTCGGCTGGCTGCTGAACCGGCTGCTCGGCACCGGCCGGGTGGAGAGCCTGAATGCGGCGGCGAACATCTTCGTCGGCCAGACCGAGGCGCCCCTGACGGTGAAGCCCTACCTGCCCAAGGTCACCCAGCCGCAGCTCTTCGCGATCATGACCTCGGGCCTGGCCTCGGTCGCCGGCTCGGTGCTCGCCGGCTACGCCCAGCTCGGCATCTCGGTGGAATACCTGCTCGCGGCGAGCTTCATGTCCGCGCCGGGCGGGCTCCTGATGGCCAAGATCATCATGCCCGACGAGAAGGGCGCGCCGGCAGAGCCCCAGGACCTCATCAAGATCAAGCCCGACGACGGCCGCCATGCCAATGTCATCATGGCCGCAGCCATGGGCGCCAAGGACGGTCTGTGGCTGGCGCTCAACGTGGGCGCCATGCTGATCGCCTTCGTCTCGCTGATCGCGCTTCTGAACGGCCTGCTCGGCTGGGCGGGCGGGTTCGCGGGGCTGGATGGCCTGACGATCCAGACCATTCTGGGCTACCTGTTCTCGCCGCTCATGTACGCCCTCGGCATCCCGGTCGAGGAGGTGGTGCGCGCCGGGGGAATCCTCGGCGAGAAGGTCATCGTCAACGAGTTCGTGGCGTTCATCTCGCTGTCCGGGACGATGGAGGAGTTCTCCCCGCGTACCCAGGCGATCCTGACCTTCGCGCTGTGCGGCTTCGCCAACCTGTCCTCGATCGGCATCCTGCTCGGCGGGCTCGGCAGCCTGATCCCCGAGCGCATGAGCCAGATCGCGCGCTTCGGCCTGCTCGCCGTCGCCGCGGGCACGCTGTCGAACCTGATGAGCGCGGCGCTCGCCGGGCTTCTCTTCATTCCCTAG
- a CDS encoding nucleoside hydrolase has product MDKHRVIFDCDPGVDDAISLLTAMASPEAIEILAITTVGGNVPLETVTRNACALRSFAGRRDVRVFAGCPRPLVKPPVFADHVHGEAGLGAGTLAPCDLPAETRHGVDVIIETLRGAPDASVTLVPTGPLTNIAVALVKEPNIARAVREIVLMGGAHREGGNITASAEFNMSVDPHAAHVVFESGCPIVAVGLDATYQMRMTPARMERLAAMGSAAGHFVHAMLEHVNAIYADLYGAQGCALHDPCTVGYLLAPRLFETLPCRIDVETASPLTAGHTAVDFHARTGRPENARWVTRLDADALFALILERLARL; this is encoded by the coding sequence ATGGACAAGCACCGCGTCATCTTCGATTGCGATCCGGGCGTCGACGACGCCATCTCGCTGCTGACCGCGATGGCATCCCCGGAGGCGATCGAGATCCTCGCCATCACCACGGTCGGGGGCAATGTTCCGCTGGAGACGGTGACGCGCAATGCCTGCGCCCTGCGCAGCTTCGCCGGACGCCGGGACGTGCGCGTCTTCGCGGGCTGTCCGCGTCCGCTCGTGAAGCCGCCCGTGTTCGCCGATCACGTCCACGGCGAGGCCGGGCTCGGGGCCGGCACGCTCGCGCCCTGCGATCTGCCGGCGGAGACCCGGCACGGCGTCGACGTCATCATCGAGACGCTGCGCGGCGCGCCGGACGCCTCGGTCACGCTGGTGCCGACCGGGCCCCTCACCAATATCGCGGTGGCGCTGGTGAAGGAGCCGAACATCGCCAGGGCCGTACGCGAGATCGTGCTGATGGGCGGGGCGCACCGCGAGGGCGGCAACATCACCGCCTCGGCCGAATTCAACATGAGCGTCGATCCCCACGCCGCCCACGTGGTCTTCGAATCGGGCTGCCCGATCGTCGCGGTCGGCCTCGACGCGACCTATCAGATGCGCATGACGCCGGCCCGGATGGAGCGCCTCGCGGCGATGGGAAGCGCGGCGGGACACTTCGTCCACGCCATGCTCGAGCACGTCAACGCAATCTATGCCGATCTCTACGGTGCGCAGGGCTGCGCGCTGCACGACCCGTGCACCGTCGGCTACCTGCTCGCGCCCCGGCTCTTCGAGACACTCCCCTGCCGGATCGACGTGGAGACCGCCTCGCCGCTCACCGCCGGCCATACCGCGGTCGATTTCCATGCGCGCACGGGCCGGCCGGAGAATGCGCGCTGGGTGACCCGGCTCGATGCCGACGCCCTGTTCGCGCTCATCCTGGAAAGGCTCGCCCGGCTATGA
- a CDS encoding isopenicillin N synthase family dioxygenase — protein sequence MSSIPRFDLREFTGGGDAARREFASGLVAGLKRYGFIVVSGHGVPQALMEDAYRASAAFFALPEAEKRRHAGALRGYTPFGIEHARQSDKPDLKEFWQIGHEPAPGLTVEHPNTWPEHPAEFRATFTALFDALFDAGGSLLSAIALDFGLEEEFFDARIAGGQSLLRLLHYPPVPEGTDPGCVRAAAHEDINLITLLIAANGAGLELLDRDGRWLPVEAGREDIIVDTGDMMARITGGVLPATTHRVVNPAGPNVSRYSMPFFVQPRSEVLLEPLPGCRSDAEPITAGEYLNQRLKEIGLPAA from the coding sequence ATGTCCTCGATCCCCCGTTTCGATCTCCGCGAGTTCACCGGCGGCGGCGATGCCGCCCGGCGCGAGTTCGCCAGCGGGCTCGTGGCGGGGCTGAAGCGCTACGGCTTCATCGTCGTGTCAGGCCACGGTGTCCCGCAGGCGCTGATGGAGGACGCCTACCGCGCTTCGGCCGCATTCTTCGCCCTTCCCGAGGCGGAGAAGCGCCGCCATGCCGGCGCGCTGCGCGGCTACACCCCGTTCGGGATCGAGCACGCCAGGCAGTCCGACAAGCCCGACCTGAAGGAATTCTGGCAGATCGGCCACGAACCGGCCCCCGGCCTCACCGTGGAGCACCCCAATACCTGGCCCGAGCACCCGGCGGAGTTCCGCGCCACCTTCACAGCCCTGTTCGACGCCCTTTTCGACGCCGGAGGCTCGCTGCTGTCCGCGATCGCGCTCGATTTCGGCCTCGAGGAGGAGTTCTTCGACGCGCGCATCGCCGGCGGCCAGTCGCTGCTGCGCCTGCTGCACTATCCCCCCGTGCCCGAGGGTACCGATCCGGGCTGCGTGCGCGCCGCGGCGCACGAGGACATCAACCTCATCACCCTGCTGATCGCCGCGAACGGGGCCGGGCTCGAACTGCTCGACCGCGACGGGCGGTGGCTTCCGGTCGAGGCCGGGCGCGAGGACATCATCGTGGATACCGGCGACATGATGGCGCGGATCACCGGCGGCGTCCTGCCGGCGACCACGCACCGCGTGGTCAACCCGGCCGGGCCCAATGTCAGCCGCTACTCCATGCCCTTCTTCGTCCAGCCGCGCTCGGAGGTGCTGCTCGAACCCCTGCCCGGCTGCCGGTCCGACGCCGAGCCGATCACCGCCGGCGAGTACCTGAACCAGCGCCTGAAGGAGATCGGCCTGCCCGCGGCCTGA